The DNA window GGGGGAAGCAGTTCTATTTTGGACATTATTTTAGTTTCATGCTGAGTGTAACTGGCTAACTGCACTTAGACCTGTCAGAATAATTACTTTGAGTTGTCTTCTGTATGGTGAGTGTTACTCTGTGATGTAAAGTCAGGCATTGATGTCATTAGGCAGAAACTTGTGATTAGTAAGGTAAATAAAACATCTACATATGCATATTGTGAAAGTCCTAGTTAGACTGCTTACATTTCTATTTCTGACTAGAAGGCTGCTCTGTGTTGAGTCCATGAAATATCTACATCTCTGATGATTAGTGATTATAAGATAGAAGATTGAATCCATGAGCTTAAGAAATATTAGAGCTCTTTTTCCTTATATGGTTGGGGCTGTTCCAAATTAAACATTTAGTGGTCATGATCGCTATACTTCTCTATATCTTACACTGTTACACTGATGCAACAATATTCAGAAAACTTGTTTCCTACAACCAGAACCAGCTTAAATGTTGTTGTCTTTTCAAAATTTACCTGTACTGAATTTAACTATGATGAGAATGATTCATCTACTAAAGCGTTGCAGCTAAAATAATTATTATTTTTCTTATGTGCAGTATAAAACAGAAGAACCTGTTAAGCTATGGGTAAACAAGGTTGGGCCTTACAATAATCCTCAAGAAACTTACAACTATTACAGTCTCCCATTTTGTCAACCATCTGAAAACCCTGCACATAAATGGGGTGGTCTCGGAGAGGTCCTTGGTGGAAATGAGCTGATTGATAGTCAGATCGATATAAAGTTCATAAGTATGTTTGCCTTCTCTTGACATCCTCCTGAAGTTTGTTTATTTCTTGGACCATGCATTGTTGCATGTTCGTTCCTGTGACTGAATTGATTTATTTCATTGGCTTTTCATTCGAATGTTCCTTTTGTTTTAGAGAATGTGGACAAGGGGGCCATTTGCACAATTGAACTTGATGCTCAAAAGGTTCAGCAATTTGCTAATGCCATTGAAAACTCATATTGGTTTGAGCTTTTCATAGGTATGGAAAATCCTCATTTAGTTTTATTCTGATCCACATTTTTTGGATGCTTTATCTTGTTTCTGACATTCTTTGTGTCCACATTTTGCTCCAATGCTTACCGTGGTTCAATAACCTAGATGATCTGCCATTGTGGGGTAGGTGGTTTTATACCTGTTCATTTCTATTGCACAAattctttctattttcttttaaaATAATGGAGCCAGTTTCCCTGTGAGCAGGTTTTGTTGGGGAGACTGACAAAAACAATGAGAACAAGCACTACCTTTACACTCATAAGAACATTGTTATTAAATACAATGGTATCAGGGTATGTGTTGTATATAACCTTAAAAGGATTAGCTGAGACCAATATGTTGGCTAATTCAATTTCCTCTGCAGATAATTCATGTGAATCTAACGCAAGAGTCACCTAAGCTTCTTGAAGCTGGTAAAAAGTTGGATATGACTTATTCAGTAAAGTGGGTGCAAACAAATGTGGCATTTGCACGGCGTTTCGAGGTTTACTTAGACTACCCATTCTTTGAACACCAGGTAATTCTTGCTTGCACCAGAGGCAACATACCATTTTAAACTTAGGTCTCCTTTCCTTCACTCTGACAAAGGTGGACATTGCTTTTTGTCTGAAGTAATTACCAGATGGCTGAGTCTTTGTTTCCATGTTCAGATTCATTGGTTCTCCATGTTCAATTCATTCATGATGGTTATTTTCTTGACTGGTTTAGTGTCAATGATATTGATGAGGACACTAAGAAATGATTATGCAAAATATGCTCGTGAAGATGACGATCTGGAATCACTTGTAAGTTCTGAACCTGGAATCTGTAGCACGTCAATATACTTATATGTTTTTCATTTTGTCTGCTCATGTTACTTAATGTTTTCTCGATTGATTTTATCTATATCATATGATATTTCTAAAATAGAAAAATCCTTTAGCCAAACATCATGAGATTATTATAATCCATCCATCATTTTGACGCCAGCAATCTAATATTTCATTATTTCTGAAAGAAATAACAAATCAATTTTTGCCAAAAATCAAATTGAATCATACAAGTTCCAAGTAACAAGTTTTTCTTTGAATCAATGGATTGTTCAGGATTAAGATATGGTTTTCCTTTTTCAGGAGCGAGATGTTAATGAGGAATCTGGGTGGAAGCTTGTTCATGGTGATGTGTTCCGACCTCCTCGCAGCCTGGTGTTTCTTTCTGCCCTTGTTGGTATCGGCACTCAGCTGGCAGCTCTTATCCTGCTTGTGATTGTGTTGGCCATTGTTGGCATGTTATATGTTGGGTAAGCTCATAACCAGCGTTCTTTATTTACTTTTTTCTGCCTTGGATGTGCAAAATTCAGGTGTTTAATTGATGAAAGTATTTTTGGCTAATCAATATATTTATCTGAACCTGAAAATTATGAATAAGAATGGCTTAGCTTTCAAAGGGTGTTCTTGTTTTATGGTTAAATTAATCATCTTTCTTTAGACGAAATGATATGGTGCAATTGATGTCTTTGGTAGGTTATTAGTCTCTGATTTTGATTTATGACCGCTGTAGGATGTTTAGATAAAAATGGACGCTTTTGCATAATGTGGCAATACCTTTGGCAAAATCCCTCTATTGACATCTGGAATAGTGCTCCATGAGATGTGATGTGCATGAGCGAGCGACCCAGACTTTACAACCCATCCATTGTTCAGACTCGGAGAGCATGGAAAATCTGTAACATAGAAATTTCTAGAATCCTGCATTCCTTCCTGCTTTAAGCATTATGTGAGTACATCAGTAACGTAGATGCAAAACTATTCTTAGAGATCAGCATATATGCTCTATTCTATCAGATATATGATGCCATCACCACAACCTCTCATAAGTTGCACTTGTACAGACTTCAGTTTTAATCAACAAGGATATTGCTCACCTTGTATGGGTATGCATTAACATTTTTGCTCAAGCCCCTAACTAAAATAGTTTGTTCTATTCACCAGGCGAGGAGCTATCATCACAACCTTTATTGTGTGCTATGCTCTTACATCTTTCATCTCTGGATATGTTAGTGGTGGTCTCTATTCAAGGAATGGTGGTATGATTCTGCACATTTTTTTATTTAAGTCCTCTGTTATGCTTACCCATGTTATTTTGCTCCAATAAATAGATTcttgaatttgaaaatttcctGTTACCTTGTTCTTCACCTCACTGAATGCACTACTTCATACTATGGCAGGCAAAAACTGGATAAAGGCTATGATCCTTACAGCATCACTTTTTCCATTCTTGTGTTTCTCGATTGGATTGGTGTTGAACACTATTGCTATCTTCTACCGATCATTAGCAGCTATACCATTTGGCACAATGGTTGTCATGTTTGTTCTTTGGGCTTTCATCTCCTTCCCGTTGGTTCTATTGGGGACTG is part of the Miscanthus floridulus cultivar M001 chromosome 9, ASM1932011v1, whole genome shotgun sequence genome and encodes:
- the LOC136483591 gene encoding transmembrane 9 superfamily member 1-like, translated to MLRRGVLLLAAVLVLAVAHSPLAYASEADHKYKTEEPVKLWVNKVGPYNNPQETYNYYSLPFCQPSENPAHKWGGLGEVLGGNELIDSQIDIKFIKNVDKGAICTIELDAQKVQQFANAIENSYWFELFIDDLPLWGFVGETDKNNENKHYLYTHKNIVIKYNGIRIIHVNLTQESPKLLEAGKKLDMTYSVKWVQTNVAFARRFEVYLDYPFFEHQIHWFSMFNSFMMVIFLTGLVSMILMRTLRNDYAKYAREDDDLESLERDVNEESGWKLVHGDVFRPPRSLVFLSALVGIGTQLAALILLVIVLAIVGMLYVGRGAIITTFIVCYALTSFISGYVSGGLYSRNGGKNWIKAMILTASLFPFLCFSIGLVLNTIAIFYRSLAAIPFGTMVVMFVLWAFISFPLVLLGTVVGRNWSGAPNNPCRVKTIPRPIPEKKWYLTPSVISLIGGLLPFGSIFIEMYFVFTSFWNYKVYYVYGFMLLVFVILIIVTICVTIVGTYFLLNAENYHWQWTSFFSAASTALYVYLYSIYYYHVKTKMSGFFQTSFYFGYTLMFCLGLGILCGAVGYLGSTLFVRRIYRNIKCD